In Micrococcus luteus NCTC 2665, a single window of DNA contains:
- the rimM gene encoding ribosome maturation factor RimM (Essential for efficient processing of 16S rRNA) has protein sequence MSPAAQDDLVRVARIGKPHGIRGEVTVQVFTDDPDARFAPGERLVVRDGAPGLPAELTVTRARWNKQILVVGFAESLDRNVAETLRGAQLFAVPAAPEESDEWYEEDLVDLEVRIDGERVGVVTALTTGAVQDLLHVAVDGVEEEALVPFVEEIVPEIDPKAGVLVLTPPPGLLELATGEDEDAADGPAAARPADADPEA, from the coding sequence ATGAGTCCCGCAGCCCAGGACGACCTCGTCCGCGTCGCCCGCATCGGCAAGCCGCACGGCATCCGCGGCGAGGTGACCGTGCAGGTCTTCACCGACGACCCGGACGCCCGCTTCGCCCCCGGGGAGCGCCTCGTGGTGCGCGACGGCGCCCCGGGCCTTCCGGCGGAGCTCACCGTCACCCGGGCCCGGTGGAACAAGCAGATCCTCGTGGTCGGCTTCGCCGAGTCGCTGGACCGCAACGTCGCCGAGACCCTGCGCGGCGCCCAGCTGTTCGCCGTTCCCGCCGCGCCCGAGGAGTCCGACGAGTGGTACGAGGAGGACCTCGTGGACCTCGAGGTGCGGATCGACGGCGAGCGCGTCGGCGTCGTCACGGCCCTGACCACCGGGGCGGTCCAGGACCTGCTGCACGTCGCCGTGGACGGCGTCGAGGAGGAGGCCCTGGTGCCCTTCGTCGAGGAGATCGTCCCGGAGATCGACCCCAAGGCTGGCGTGCTCGTGCTGACCCCGCCGCCGGGCCTGCTCGAGCTCGCCACCGGCGAGGACGAGGACGCCGCAGACGGGCCCGCCGCCGCGCGCCCCGCCGATGCGGATCCGGAGGCCTGA
- the trmD gene encoding tRNA (guanosine(37)-N1)-methyltransferase TrmD has protein sequence MRFDVVTIFPEYLSVLDVSLLGRARREGLVDVHVHDLRDFTVDRHRTVDDTPYGGGAGMVMKPEPWALALEHVAAQGPAAPAPADPASAEPGDRPVLLVPTPSGERFTQRFARELAGREHVAIACGRYEGIDERVFGWAEELFEVRLVSLGDYVLNGGEVAALAMIEAVGRLVPGVVGNPASLVEESHEDGLLEYPVYTKPADWRGRAVPPVLLSGDHGKVAAWRRTQQEERTRERRPDLWAAFDSED, from the coding sequence GTGCGCTTCGACGTCGTCACGATCTTCCCCGAGTACCTCTCGGTGCTCGACGTCTCGCTGCTGGGCCGTGCCCGCCGCGAGGGCCTCGTGGACGTGCACGTCCACGACCTGCGCGACTTCACCGTCGACCGGCACCGCACCGTGGATGACACCCCCTACGGCGGCGGCGCCGGCATGGTGATGAAACCCGAGCCGTGGGCGCTCGCGCTCGAGCACGTGGCGGCCCAGGGGCCCGCGGCGCCGGCCCCCGCCGATCCGGCGTCGGCCGAGCCGGGGGACCGCCCCGTGCTGCTCGTGCCGACGCCCTCGGGGGAGCGCTTCACCCAGCGATTCGCCCGCGAACTGGCGGGCCGGGAGCACGTGGCGATCGCGTGCGGGCGGTACGAGGGCATCGACGAGCGCGTCTTCGGCTGGGCCGAGGAGCTCTTCGAGGTGCGGCTGGTCTCACTGGGCGACTACGTGCTCAACGGCGGCGAGGTCGCCGCGCTGGCGATGATCGAGGCCGTCGGCCGCCTCGTGCCGGGCGTCGTGGGCAACCCGGCCTCGCTCGTCGAGGAGTCCCACGAGGACGGCCTGCTGGAGTACCCGGTCTACACCAAGCCCGCGGACTGGCGGGGCCGTGCGGTGCCGCCCGTGCTGCTCTCGGGCGACCACGGCAAGGTCGCGGCCTGGCGTCGGACCCAGCAGGAGGAGCGCACGCGCGAGCGGCGTCCGGACCTGTGGGCGGCGTTCGACTCCGAGGACTGA
- the rplS gene encoding 50S ribosomal protein L19: MHILDSFDKKTLRDDIPEFAPGDTVKVHVNIIEGKTARVQVFQGYVMGRQGYGVRETFRVRKVSFGIGVERVFPVHSPIIDKIEVVTKGDVRRAKLYYMRDRHGKAARIREKRADAK; encoded by the coding sequence ATGCACATTCTCGACTCGTTCGACAAGAAGACGCTGCGCGACGACATCCCGGAGTTCGCCCCCGGCGACACCGTCAAGGTGCACGTGAACATCATCGAGGGCAAGACCGCCCGCGTCCAGGTGTTCCAGGGCTACGTCATGGGCCGTCAGGGCTACGGCGTGCGCGAGACCTTCCGCGTCCGCAAGGTGTCCTTCGGCATCGGCGTGGAGCGCGTGTTCCCGGTGCACTCCCCGATCATCGACAAGATCGAGGTCGTCACCAAGGGCGATGTGCGCCGCGCGAAGCTGTACTACATGCGCGACCGCCACGGCAAGGCCGCCCGCATCCGCGAGAAGCGCGCCGACGCCAAGTGA
- the lepB gene encoding signal peptidase I, producing MRTSEPRDPRRSRGSVASGAGSSSGPTAAPASGASRWWAWLGLTVVAAVVVAAVLRALTGPVYLIPSGSMEPTLQPGDRVRVDAAAAGGQGLRHGDVVVFDGAGSLAPYRSAGSLERGLEDVARWWGVGAAEDVFVKRVLALPGDRLECCAPDGRLLRNGEPLDEPYLGRPVTADEPAAAGTWSFEVPDGRMVVLGDHRAASRDSRALLGAPGGGLIPLERVEGRAAEIVWPLARRGTVDVPSGDTP from the coding sequence ATGCGCACCTCGGAGCCCCGTGACCCCCGTCGGTCACGGGGCTCCGTCGCGTCCGGGGCCGGCTCCTCCTCGGGCCCGACGGCGGCCCCCGCCTCCGGCGCGAGCCGCTGGTGGGCGTGGCTCGGCCTGACCGTGGTGGCCGCCGTCGTGGTGGCCGCGGTGCTGCGGGCCCTCACCGGCCCCGTCTACCTCATCCCCTCCGGGTCGATGGAGCCGACCCTGCAGCCCGGCGACCGCGTGCGGGTGGACGCCGCCGCGGCCGGCGGGCAGGGCCTGCGCCACGGCGACGTGGTGGTGTTCGACGGCGCCGGCAGCCTGGCACCGTACCGTTCGGCCGGATCGCTCGAGCGCGGCCTCGAGGACGTCGCCCGGTGGTGGGGTGTCGGCGCGGCCGAGGACGTGTTCGTCAAGCGCGTGCTGGCCCTGCCGGGGGACCGCCTCGAGTGCTGTGCCCCGGACGGTCGGCTGCTGCGCAACGGCGAGCCGCTGGACGAGCCGTATCTCGGCAGGCCCGTGACCGCGGACGAGCCGGCCGCGGCGGGGACCTGGTCCTTCGAGGTGCCCGACGGGCGCATGGTCGTCCTGGGCGACCACCGCGCCGCCTCCCGGGACTCCCGCGCACTGCTGGGCGCCCCCGGCGGCGGGCTGATCCCGCTCGAGCGGGTCGAGGGCCGCGCCGCGGAGATCGTGTGGCCGCTGGCCCGCCGCGGGACCGTGGACGTCCCCTCCGGGGACACGCCGTGA
- the lepB gene encoding signal peptidase I codes for MTGRRTALIAAAVTVLACVLAWAFLARMYAIPSSSMEPGLRAGDRVVATLLTPDPFPVRRGDVVVFEDTKGWLPGGGHVIKRAVGLPGDIVSWTPGEETLRVNGVPVEEPYLAPGETPAQEAFEVTVPAGRLWVLGDHRSASADSRAHRAGPGGGFVALDDVVGRARLVVWPLDRIGGAGADPDAFSAVPDAPVPEART; via the coding sequence GTGACCGGGCGCCGCACCGCGCTGATCGCCGCCGCCGTGACCGTGCTCGCCTGCGTGCTGGCGTGGGCGTTCCTGGCGCGCATGTACGCCATCCCGTCCTCGTCCATGGAGCCCGGGCTGCGGGCCGGCGACCGCGTGGTCGCCACGCTGCTCACCCCCGATCCGTTCCCGGTGCGCCGCGGTGACGTGGTGGTGTTCGAGGACACGAAGGGCTGGCTGCCCGGGGGCGGCCACGTGATCAAGCGGGCCGTCGGACTGCCGGGGGACATCGTCTCCTGGACGCCCGGCGAGGAGACGCTGCGCGTGAACGGGGTGCCCGTGGAGGAGCCGTACCTCGCGCCGGGGGAGACGCCCGCGCAGGAGGCGTTCGAGGTGACCGTCCCCGCGGGGCGGCTGTGGGTGCTCGGCGACCATCGCTCGGCGTCGGCGGACTCCCGCGCGCACCGCGCCGGGCCCGGGGGCGGGTTCGTGGCCCTCGACGACGTGGTGGGCCGCGCCCGGCTCGTGGTCTGGCCGCTGGACAGGATCGGCGGCGCCGGCGCCGACCCCGACGCGTTCTCCGCCGTGCCGGACGCGCCCGTGCCGGAGGCCCGCACGTGA
- a CDS encoding ribonuclease HII produces MTARRGGGRPTVRAGLDVEAGLAAPVLAARGVDRVLVAGMDEVGRGALAGPVVVGVCAVWLPAAGQIPAVRDSKALTDRRRRALVPQIEDWAAGVALGEASPAEIDAHGVSAALGLAGRRAWAALCAAVGQEPVALVLDGRDDWLSRSDPDAGPAPAPRPLPPVPTMLVRAEDRCATVAAASIAAKVARDDVMIALDAEHPGYGWAGNKGYGSAAHRAALTERGASEQHRRSWNLGLPGAPAQAPPTLFD; encoded by the coding sequence GTGACCGCCCGCCGGGGCGGTGGCCGGCCGACGGTGCGCGCCGGCCTGGACGTCGAGGCGGGGCTGGCCGCGCCGGTCCTCGCCGCGCGGGGAGTGGACCGGGTGCTCGTGGCGGGCATGGACGAGGTGGGCCGGGGCGCACTGGCCGGGCCCGTCGTCGTCGGGGTGTGCGCCGTCTGGCTGCCCGCCGCAGGGCAGATCCCTGCGGTGCGCGACTCGAAGGCGCTCACGGACCGACGCCGGCGCGCCCTGGTCCCGCAGATCGAGGACTGGGCGGCCGGGGTGGCGCTGGGGGAGGCCAGCCCCGCGGAGATCGACGCGCACGGGGTCTCGGCGGCCCTCGGCCTCGCCGGGCGCCGGGCCTGGGCGGCACTGTGCGCCGCGGTGGGGCAGGAGCCGGTCGCCCTCGTGCTCGACGGCCGGGACGACTGGCTGAGCCGCTCCGATCCCGACGCCGGCCCCGCGCCCGCGCCGCGTCCGCTGCCGCCCGTGCCCACGATGCTGGTGCGGGCTGAGGATCGGTGCGCGACGGTGGCGGCGGCGTCGATCGCCGCGAAGGTGGCCCGCGACGACGTCATGATCGCCCTCGACGCGGAGCACCCCGGGTACGGGTGGGCCGGGAACAAGGGGTACGGCTCAGCCGCGCACCGGGCCGCCCTGACCGAGCGCGGGGCGAGCGAGCAGCACCGGCGCAGCTGGAACCTCGGGCTGCCGGGCGCGCCCGCGCAGGCGCCTCCCACGCTGTTCGACTGA
- a CDS encoding DUF2469 domain-containing protein, whose amino-acid sequence MSADDVEDFEAEAELLLYREYRDVVGLFRYVVETERRFYLANDVRLTPRQADGDVFFEILLEDAWVWDVYRTQRFIKRVKVLTFKDVNIEELPTEDLTVPPDGQLPS is encoded by the coding sequence ATGAGCGCGGACGACGTCGAGGACTTCGAGGCCGAGGCCGAGCTGCTGCTCTACCGCGAGTACCGGGACGTGGTGGGCCTGTTCCGCTACGTCGTGGAGACCGAGCGGCGCTTCTACCTCGCCAACGACGTGCGCCTGACTCCCCGCCAGGCGGACGGGGACGTGTTCTTCGAGATCCTGCTCGAGGACGCCTGGGTGTGGGACGTGTACCGCACGCAGCGGTTCATCAAGCGCGTGAAGGTGCTGACCTTCAAGGACGTGAACATCGAGGAGCTGCCCACCGAGGACTTGACGGTCCCGCCGGACGGCCAGCTGCCGAGCTGA
- a CDS encoding YraN family protein, whose amino-acid sequence MTGTAERIGAQPPGERRASRAHTALGRFGEDAAARWLAERGYVIADRNWRGEAGELDIVAHHAGWWVGVEVKTRSGLAFGDPFESIDRRKLTRLHRLTAAWVRAHAADRRGTPWRVDAVAVLVPRTGGIRFDLLQDVRP is encoded by the coding sequence ATGACGGGGACCGCAGAACGGATCGGGGCGCAGCCGCCCGGAGAGAGGCGCGCCAGCCGCGCGCACACGGCGCTGGGCCGGTTCGGTGAGGACGCCGCCGCGCGCTGGCTCGCCGAGCGCGGCTACGTGATCGCCGACCGCAACTGGCGGGGCGAGGCCGGAGAGCTGGACATCGTGGCCCACCACGCCGGCTGGTGGGTGGGCGTCGAGGTGAAGACCCGCTCGGGCCTGGCCTTCGGGGACCCGTTCGAGTCGATCGACCGGCGCAAGCTCACCCGGCTGCACCGTCTCACTGCGGCGTGGGTGCGGGCCCACGCCGCGGACCGCCGGGGGACGCCCTGGCGCGTCGACGCCGTCGCCGTGCTGGTGCCGCGCACGGGAGGGATCCGCTTCGATCTGCTGCAGGATGTGCGGCCGTGA
- a CDS encoding YifB family Mg chelatase-like AAA ATPase, which yields MSGIGRTRSITLAGLRGEVVHVEADIAQSLPGFTLLGLPDQALQESRDRIRSAARNAGLPLTRRHLTVNLLPAGVHKRGACHDLAIVLAAYAADGRVRNVEGPVFLAELGLDGALHRSPETVAMVMAAVDAGCSEVVVAEDAEAEARLVPGAEVRGFAHLHDVIHAFGGEPEGEVPRRPARRQVPAPEPEPARAVPDLAEVAGQAEARFALEVAAAGAHHLLLVGAPGAGKTMLAERLPGILPPLDRRTALECAALRSLRGGDARVRRRGGTAQGFDGDIDRTPPFEAPHHSASRSALVGGGSGLARPGAASLAHGGVLFLDEAPEFERRTLEALRQPLESGEVLLHRALGAVVYPARFQLVLAANPCPCGKGGGTGVECRCSVPERRRYAQRLSGPLLDRVDLQVTVRPVEARQLTGAPASETTSKVAARVAAAADRQARRWAAAAERGLVPSGLRRNAHVPAGVLRHGPYAVPRAARRPADDAVDQGLLSARGHARVLRLAWTLADLRGAERPAPEDTDVALTLRHQNEEDA from the coding sequence GTGAGCGGCATCGGACGCACCCGCTCCATCACGCTGGCGGGTCTGCGCGGGGAGGTCGTGCACGTCGAGGCGGACATCGCCCAGTCCCTGCCCGGCTTCACCCTCCTCGGCCTGCCGGACCAGGCGCTGCAGGAGAGCCGGGACCGCATCCGCTCCGCCGCGCGCAACGCCGGACTGCCCCTGACCCGGCGGCACCTGACCGTGAACCTGCTGCCGGCCGGGGTGCACAAGCGGGGCGCCTGCCACGACTTGGCGATCGTCCTGGCGGCCTACGCCGCGGACGGGCGGGTGCGGAACGTCGAGGGGCCCGTGTTCCTGGCCGAGCTCGGCCTCGACGGCGCCCTGCACCGCTCGCCGGAGACCGTGGCGATGGTGATGGCCGCCGTCGACGCGGGGTGCTCCGAGGTGGTCGTCGCCGAGGACGCGGAGGCCGAGGCCCGACTGGTCCCCGGCGCCGAGGTCCGCGGCTTCGCCCATCTGCACGACGTCATCCACGCCTTCGGCGGGGAACCGGAAGGAGAGGTGCCCCGCCGCCCGGCCCGACGGCAGGTGCCAGCTCCGGAACCGGAGCCGGCCCGTGCGGTGCCCGACCTCGCCGAGGTCGCAGGACAGGCCGAGGCCCGGTTCGCGCTCGAAGTCGCCGCCGCCGGCGCCCACCACCTGCTGCTGGTGGGCGCCCCGGGGGCGGGCAAGACCATGCTCGCCGAGCGCCTGCCCGGAATCCTCCCGCCCCTGGACCGGCGCACCGCGCTCGAGTGCGCCGCCCTGCGCTCCCTCCGCGGCGGCGACGCCCGTGTCCGGCGCAGGGGCGGGACGGCCCAGGGGTTCGACGGTGACATCGACCGGACCCCGCCGTTCGAGGCACCCCACCACTCGGCGTCCCGCTCGGCCCTCGTGGGCGGTGGCAGTGGCCTCGCCCGGCCGGGAGCGGCCTCCCTCGCCCACGGCGGCGTGCTGTTCCTGGACGAGGCCCCCGAGTTCGAACGGCGCACCCTCGAGGCGCTGCGCCAGCCCCTCGAGTCCGGGGAGGTGCTGCTGCACCGGGCCCTCGGCGCCGTCGTCTACCCGGCCCGGTTCCAGCTCGTGCTGGCCGCCAACCCATGCCCGTGCGGCAAGGGCGGCGGCACGGGCGTCGAGTGCCGATGCAGCGTGCCCGAACGCCGCCGCTACGCCCAGCGGCTCTCCGGACCGCTGCTGGACCGCGTCGACCTGCAGGTCACCGTGCGGCCCGTAGAAGCGCGGCAGCTCACGGGGGCGCCCGCCTCCGAGACCACGTCGAAGGTGGCCGCCCGGGTCGCGGCGGCCGCCGACCGCCAGGCCCGACGCTGGGCCGCTGCCGCAGAGCGCGGGCTCGTCCCGTCCGGGCTGCGCCGCAACGCGCACGTCCCCGCCGGGGTGCTGCGGCACGGCCCGTACGCCGTGCCCCGGGCGGCCCGCCGGCCTGCGGACGACGCCGTCGACCAGGGCCTGCTGAGCGCGCGCGGCCACGCCCGTGTCCTGCGCCTCGCCTGGACCCTGGCGGACCTGCGCGGCGCCGAACGGCCCGCACCCGAGGACACCGACGTGGCACTCACGCTGCGCCACCAGAACGAGGAGGACGCATGA
- a CDS encoding DNA-processing protein DprA: MTTHVTPAADHVPVAGPRRPDAARLARAALTRLVEPGDALAVQTVTALGPERALVLLTGREAIQPAERDLLADLAGTPDTLPRRWAAGLARWAPRAARLEPERDLVTLHRLGGGLLIPEDDAWPAALADLGEEAPLGLWFRGTGTLPPADRMLAVVGSREATAYGRTVTARCAAHAVQQGACVISGGAYGIDGAAHRAALQAPAAPEDAAGRGGVPPTVAVLAGGLDRFYPAGHEDLLRAVMAAGLLVSEMPPGASPTRYRFLQRNRVIAALAGAVLVVEARWRSGAQNTAGHAFGLGREVGVVPGPVTSPSSAGCHRLLQESPARLVTTEQEALALLGQAPARSGGAGGRASTRAAPEPAARPTDGLTMEEALVHEALPLRQAVPADRITVSAGLALPTVLACLSRLQRAGLAERVEDRWRRG; the protein is encoded by the coding sequence ATGACCACCCACGTCACCCCGGCGGCAGACCACGTCCCCGTCGCCGGGCCGCGCCGGCCGGACGCCGCCCGGCTCGCCCGCGCCGCCCTGACCCGGCTGGTCGAGCCCGGGGACGCGCTCGCGGTGCAGACCGTCACGGCGCTGGGGCCGGAGCGGGCCCTCGTCCTGCTCACCGGACGGGAGGCGATCCAGCCCGCCGAACGCGATCTGCTCGCCGATCTCGCCGGCACGCCCGACACGCTGCCCCGGCGCTGGGCCGCGGGGCTGGCCCGCTGGGCGCCCCGGGCCGCCCGGCTGGAGCCCGAGCGTGACCTCGTGACCCTGCACCGGCTTGGCGGGGGCCTCCTGATCCCCGAGGACGACGCCTGGCCCGCCGCCCTGGCGGACCTGGGCGAGGAGGCACCCCTGGGCCTGTGGTTCCGCGGCACCGGAACGCTGCCTCCCGCGGACCGGATGCTCGCCGTCGTCGGCAGCCGGGAGGCGACCGCGTACGGGCGGACCGTGACCGCCCGCTGTGCCGCCCACGCCGTCCAGCAGGGCGCGTGTGTGATCTCCGGCGGCGCGTACGGCATCGACGGCGCCGCCCACCGGGCCGCTCTGCAGGCGCCCGCCGCACCGGAAGACGCGGCGGGTCGCGGCGGCGTCCCGCCCACGGTGGCTGTGCTGGCCGGCGGCCTCGACCGGTTCTACCCGGCCGGCCACGAGGACCTGCTCCGCGCTGTGATGGCCGCCGGGCTGCTCGTGTCCGAGATGCCGCCCGGTGCGAGTCCCACGCGCTACCGGTTCCTGCAGCGCAACCGGGTCATCGCCGCGCTCGCGGGGGCCGTGCTGGTGGTCGAGGCGCGCTGGCGTTCGGGAGCGCAGAACACGGCGGGCCACGCGTTCGGCCTCGGCCGCGAGGTGGGCGTCGTCCCCGGCCCCGTGACCTCGCCCAGCTCGGCCGGCTGCCACCGTCTGCTGCAGGAGAGCCCCGCCCGTCTCGTGACCACCGAGCAGGAGGCCCTTGCCCTGCTCGGTCAGGCGCCCGCCCGGAGCGGCGGCGCGGGCGGGCGGGCCTCCACCCGGGCGGCTCCCGAGCCCGCCGCAAGACCCACCGACGGGCTCACGATGGAGGAGGCTCTCGTCCACGAGGCGCTGCCCCTGCGCCAGGCCGTGCCCGCCGACCGGATCACCGTCAGCGCCGGGCTCGCGCTGCCCACCGTCCTGGCCTGCCTGTCCCGGCTGCAGCGGGCGGGTCTGGCCGAACGGGTCGAGGACCGGTGGCGGCGGGGATGA